In the genome of Mogibacterium neglectum, the window ATTCCTATGCCGGATCCACAGATAACGATTCCCTTCTCAGCCTCTCCATCAGCGACTGCTTTTCCAACAGCTTTTCCATAACCTGGATAATCAACAGACTCTACCGAATCAGTTCCAAAATCAACTACTTCGAACCCTTCCTTGAGCAGCTTGTCCTTAACTGCCACCTTGAGCGGATACCCTGCGTGATCGCAGCCAATAGCAATCTTCATATAATCCCTCCTAGCATATCTCCGCTGTGTTTATAGCATGTACATCAGCGATATATGTCATATAAATAATATAATTTTTACATTCTCCGTGTTCGTAAATATTCTAAATATTTTAAACATTCACGATGTCATACCCTGCCGACTTGACCATCCTGTTCATGACGGAAAATCCGACTTCGTCCCAGTCGTACGCCGCTATGTAAATTATATCCACACCGTCTCTATCGCACTGCCTAAGGTCTGCAAAGAAGTTATTCGCCGCCTTGTCACCATTCCCCATGTAGTCAAGTACTGCTGTCCGCATGTTGTTCGACAATGCCTCATCCTCTAGCTCAGCAATCGCTGCGCATACCGCATCTTTGCTACCTTCTACTATTCGTACGGCAGCCTTCGGTGCGTAATGCTTGTACTTCATACCAGGTGACTTCGGATGGAAGTCATCTGCTCCAGGCTTTTTGAATAGAGATGGGTCATACTGAACCTCACCGTCTACAGCCTCTTCAATCTGGCTCTTAGTTATAAACCCTGGCCTAAGTATCGTCGGAACTTCTGATGTTAGATCTAGGACTGTTGACTCTATACCAATAGCGGTCCTCTCGCCCTTAACTATCGCATCAATTCTGCCGTCCATATCCTCGGCAACATCCTCGAATGTCGTCGGGCTCGGTTTGCCAGAGAGGTTAGCGCTCGGTGCCGCAATCGGAACGCCTGCTGCCACAATAATCTCAGCAGCCTCGCGCCGTGACGGCCATCTGACCGCAACTGTATCAAGCCCTCCTGTTGTAACCTCGGGAACTCCTGCATTCTTGCGAAGCACGAAGGTAATTGGCCCTGGCCAGAGCTTGCTCATGAGAGCCTTCTGTTCATCGCTTACTCCCCAAGCTACACTGTTAAGCATATCTATGCTCGCCACATGGACGATCATCGGATTATCGCTTGGTCTTCCCTTCGCCTCGTATATGCGCCTTGTAGCGGTAGCATCTAGGGCATTTGCCCCGAGTCCATATACCGTTTCAGTCGGAAAGGCCACAAGTCCGCCTGCACGCAGAATAGCTCCAGCTTCAGAGATTCCATCAGTGTCCGGAAGGATAATTCTCGTCTTCATTAGATGCCTCTCTCGTCTTAGAAATCTCTCATCTTCTCTGCTTGATCCTCGGTAATCAGTGCATCGATCACTTCATCGAGGTCCCCATCGAGGAACGAGTCAAGCTTGTACAGAGTAAGATTGATTCTGTGATCTGTGATCCTGCTCTGTGGGAAGTTATAAGTTCTAATTCTCTCTGATCTGTCTCCGGAGCCAATCTGCGACTTTCTTTCTGCTGCAATCTTATCGTTCTGCTCCTGCTGCATGAGGTCGAATAGTCTCGACTTAAGAACCTTGAAAGCTTTTTCCTTATTCTTAATCTGCGACTTCTCGTCCTGACAAGTTACTACGAGACCAGTTGGCATATGCGTAAGTCTAACTGCAGAGTCCGTAGTATTTACACACTGTCCACCGTTTCCAGATGCCCTATATACGTCTACACGTACGTCGTTAGGATCTAGGTTAACCTCAACGTCGTCGACTTCTGGCATTACCGCAACTGAAGCCGCCGATGTATGCACTCTACCGCCCGACTCAGTCTCTGGAACCCTCTGTACTCTGTGAACACCACTCTCGTACTTGAGTCTGGAGTATGCGCCCTTCCCCTTGACCAGCATTACTACTTCTTTTACACCTCCGATTTCAGTCTCATTGCTCTCTATGAGCTCTGTCTTCCAGCGCATTCTCTCAGCATATCTGAGATACATACGAAGCAGGTCGCTTCCAAATAGTGCTGCTTCATCTCCACCCGTACCCGCTCTAATCTCTAGGATTACGTTTTTATCGTCGTTAGGATCCTTTGGAAGAAGCAGAATCTTAAGGTTCTCTGTGTATTCCTCAATCGCTGCTTCGTTAGTCTTGAGCTCCTCACGCGCCATCTCACGCAGCTCCTCGTCATCCTCCATATCGAGGATCCCCTTAGCTTCTTCAAGCTCTTCCTTTGCCTTCTTATACGCAGTGTACTCCTTGACGATTGGCTCAAGGTCGCTCATCTCCTTCATCAGCTTCTGCCATTCCTTCTGTTTTGCGATAACATCGGGGTCAGAAACCTTCTTCGATAGCTCCTCATATTTCTCAAGTATAAAATCTAGCTTATCAAACATAATTACATCCTTTACTTATAAGTTATATATTCTTAATTTTATATATTTATCAAGCCTTGCAAATGCTCCGCGATTATCACTCGCCGAAGTATCCCGAGCGGCTTTGCTTGTCACCTATGAAAAAAGCGTCAGGAAAACCACCGCCTGTGGTTCCAAACGCTCCAAAATGAGGACGCTGCAAACAGCGTCCTCTAAATATTAATTTCCTAAAGGTTGTATTTGTTCTTGAACTTCTCTACACGTCCACCACGGTTAGCAAACTTCTGCTGACCTGTGAAGAATGGGTGGCACTCTGAGCAAACTTCGACTCTCATAGTGTCAGTTGTTGAAAGTGTAGTAAAGGTATTACCACATGCGCAAGTAACTTTACATTCCTTATAATCAGGATGGATTCCTTCCTTCATGCTAGCTCTCCTTTTCTTAAAAGTCTATCGTGTGCACTCGCGTGCTATCCCAATAGCCTTGTTATTATAACAAAGCATAGCATCTTGTGCAAGGGAAAACTCTAGTAAGTATTGAATTTTAGCCATTTTGATACGATTAATGCTGTGTTTATGATTGAGAAATCACACATGAAAGTATATTATATTATTTAACCACAAGATGTAGATAACAGGAGGAGTCACATGCTTAAAGATAAATGTGTTGTTGTCGGTGTCACAGGCGGAATTGCCGCATACAAGACGGCATCTCTAGTCAGCGCTCTCAAGAAGGAGCGTGCGGATGTGCACGTAATCATGACTAAAAATGCGACGGAATTCATCTCGCCGCTGGTCTTTGAGACACTTACGGGCAACAAGTGTATGACTGATACATTTGACAAGGACTTTAAATTCGATGTAGCGCACATATCTATCGCGAAGGCGGCAGATTACTTTGTCGTTGCTCCGGCAACTGCGAATTTCATCGCTAAAACATCGTACGGAATGGCTGACGATATGCTCACAACGACATTCCTCGCTGCGAACTGCACCAAGCTGGTCGTACCTGCTATGAATACGCAGATGTTCCTTAACCCTATCACTCAGGGTAATATCATGAGACTTCTCAAGGTTGGAATCAGAATCATGCAGCCATTAAGCGGAGTACTGGCCTGCGGAGATGTGGGTGTTGGCAAGATGCCTGAGCCAGAGTCTATTTTACAAGAAATCCTCTTTGACTTGGCATACGCAAAAGACCTCGCTAGCAAGAAGGTGCTCGTTACCGCTGGCGCTACTCAGGAAGCAATCGATCCAGTTAGATACATCACCAACCATTCGACTGGGCGCATGGGATATGCGCTAGCTAAAGCTGCTGCTTATAGGGGAGCGCAGGTTACGCTCATCACTGGCAAGACTAGTTTAGAGCCAATTCCTTATCTGAACACGATTGAGATTACAACTTCTGCCGAAATGTGCGAGGAAGTGCTAAAGCATGCGCCTAAGGCGGATTACATATTCAAGGCTGCTGCAGTTTCAGACTATACACCAGTTTATACATCTGATGAGAAGATCAAGAAGCAGGACGGCAATATGGTCATAGAGCTCAAGAGAACCTCTGATATCTTGGCTGAGCTCAAGAAGATTAGAAGACCTGATCAGATTATCTGTGGTTTCTCGATGGAAACTCAAAATTTGCTCGAAAACTCCCGCAGCAAGCTCGAGCGCAAAGGTCTCGACATGATATGTGCGAACAGCCTAAAGGAAGTAGGCGCTGGCTTCGGCGGGGACACCAATATAGTTACCCTTATAACTAAAGAAGATGAGACGGAACTGGGTAAGCTCAGTAAATTCGATACAGCGATGGCGATTCTAGGCAAGGCCAAGATGCTCGGCGAGAAAACTAACTAATCGCAAGCTTCTAACTTAAGTCCCGATTTATGTCGGCAATTAAGAATTAAGATAGAAACTTTTGCAAGGCGAGTTATTGAAAATTGATAAACGGTATTAGAGATGGACAACAAGGCATTAATGATAAACACAATCAAAGGGGCTCTATTGAACCCCGACTTCATCGAAGCTGCTGGATTAGATAGCGATGTAATGGCGATGCGTACAGAACGCGAGGATTTCGTCGAGATGGTGTACGAGCTGTATTACCATTCGGGTAAGCACGGACGGTTCGACAGTAAAGTAATTCTAAGCATCTGTTCGCGCTATACTCCAGAGCTTGAGGTCGCTCCACGTGAAGGTTGGCTCGAGCATACGAGGCTATATCTCCTCAACTTGATATTCCCTCACTTGGACGGACCACAAGACCCAGATAAATTCAAAGCTGGGAGAAATATCTTGCTACAGCTCATGCGTGGCGTGTACGAGTATGAAAGGAAGACTCTTCCATTCGATCCTTGCTATGATATCAACCTTCTCAGCGATGAAGAGATAATGAGCAAGGGATTTACTGATGAGTATCTAAGATTTAATAAACTCGTTAGGATCAATTATGTCTATGAGTTCATGAGACTTAGCTCCGATATCTCACCTTTTAACACGCTCGGTCATGTAAGCGGAGTTCACTACGTTGCTATGTACACAGCAAGACAGCTTTGCGATGCTGGAATCAACGTCGATCTCGGGCTCTTATCTGCCGCTGCAGCATCGCACGATATTGGTAAATACGGCTGCCGCAAGGAAGAAGAGCGCCGTGTTCCTTACCTTCACTACTATTACACGGACTACTGCCTGACTAGATTTGGGCTGCCGACCATCATGCACATCGCTGCAAATCACTCGACTTGGGACCTCGAGCTAGAGAATCTATCCGTAGAGTCACTACTGCTCATATACGCCGATTTCCGCGTGAGAAGCATAAGGGACGAGGATAATCAAGAGACCATAAACTTCTTTACATTGGAAGAAGCATTCGATGTAGTCCTCAATAAATTTGATAATATAAACGAAGCAAAGAACCACAGATATGAGAAGGTGTATAACAAGCTTCTCGACTTCGAGGAGTTCATGCGCGAAAACGGTGTAACCACTGACCTCCCAGAGGATTGGGCCGAGACCCCGCACTTTAGGTGCGCTCCAAAGGTCAGAGATCTAGCCCTCTTAAGTGGACCTGAGGCTACTTCACAGCTCAAGTTTAGAGCAATAGAGCACAATATTCGCCTCATGAAGATATTCAATAGTCCAGCTGAGTTCTCCAGTCTTCTTGAACGCGCTAGGAGCGAGTCTCAGTGGAGCAATATCAGAACTTATTTGAATATTCTCGGCGAGTACAAATCCTACATGACGGAGGATCAGAAGGTAATAGTCCTCGATTTCATGTACGACATGCTTTTTAACAGAGAGAGCGACCTCAGAGAGCAAGCCGCTCAGATAATGGGCCAGATAGTCGCAAGATTTCGCGAGGAATACAAGAAAGAGCTACCAAAATCAGTACCCACAAGGGATTCTGATACCACTAATATCACACAGTTTTCTAGTTACCTCGAGAAGCTTTTCATGCCATCTAGAAAGCATACGGATTTTCATAGGAAGCGTATCATCGAGGCGACGCCTGATTTTGTAAATGAAGTCGTTAAAAACTGCAGACCTTCGTGCCGCAGCAAGTATTTTGATGTCCTCGAGGACTATTACCACGTAGCTGATCTCGATGAGCAGACAATTATCGTTCTATGCAGCACTGCACTCAATATCGATAAGGATCTAATGCCAGAATCGTTCCTGGAAAGCCTAATGTTCTTTACAAAGGATATCCTTAACAGCTACAGTCAGGATACTGATCTCCTTGCACTCGCTGTGATTGAGCGATTCTTCCATGAC includes:
- the rpmE gene encoding 50S ribosomal protein L31 — encoded protein: MKEGIHPDYKECKVTCACGNTFTTLSTTDTMRVEVCSECHPFFTGQQKFANRGGRVEKFKNKYNL
- the coaBC gene encoding bifunctional phosphopantothenoylcysteine decarboxylase/phosphopantothenate--cysteine ligase CoaBC, whose product is MLKDKCVVVGVTGGIAAYKTASLVSALKKERADVHVIMTKNATEFISPLVFETLTGNKCMTDTFDKDFKFDVAHISIAKAADYFVVAPATANFIAKTSYGMADDMLTTTFLAANCTKLVVPAMNTQMFLNPITQGNIMRLLKVGIRIMQPLSGVLACGDVGVGKMPEPESILQEILFDLAYAKDLASKKVLVTAGATQEAIDPVRYITNHSTGRMGYALAKAAAYRGAQVTLITGKTSLEPIPYLNTIEITTSAEMCEEVLKHAPKADYIFKAAAVSDYTPVYTSDEKIKKQDGNMVIELKRTSDILAELKKIRRPDQIICGFSMETQNLLENSRSKLERKGLDMICANSLKEVGAGFGGDTNIVTLITKEDETELGKLSKFDTAMAILGKAKMLGEKTN
- the prfA gene encoding peptide chain release factor 1, encoding MFDKLDFILEKYEELSKKVSDPDVIAKQKEWQKLMKEMSDLEPIVKEYTAYKKAKEELEEAKGILDMEDDEELREMAREELKTNEAAIEEYTENLKILLLPKDPNDDKNVILEIRAGTGGDEAALFGSDLLRMYLRYAERMRWKTELIESNETEIGGVKEVVMLVKGKGAYSRLKYESGVHRVQRVPETESGGRVHTSAASVAVMPEVDDVEVNLDPNDVRVDVYRASGNGGQCVNTTDSAVRLTHMPTGLVVTCQDEKSQIKNKEKAFKVLKSRLFDLMQQEQNDKIAAERKSQIGSGDRSERIRTYNFPQSRITDHRINLTLYKLDSFLDGDLDEVIDALITEDQAEKMRDF
- a CDS encoding L-threonylcarbamoyladenylate synthase, encoding MKTRIILPDTDGISEAGAILRAGGLVAFPTETVYGLGANALDATATRRIYEAKGRPSDNPMIVHVASIDMLNSVAWGVSDEQKALMSKLWPGPITFVLRKNAGVPEVTTGGLDTVAVRWPSRREAAEIIVAAGVPIAAPSANLSGKPSPTTFEDVAEDMDGRIDAIVKGERTAIGIESTVLDLTSEVPTILRPGFITKSQIEEAVDGEVQYDPSLFKKPGADDFHPKSPGMKYKHYAPKAAVRIVEGSKDAVCAAIAELEDEALSNNMRTAVLDYMGNGDKAANNFFADLRQCDRDGVDIIYIAAYDWDEVGFSVMNRMVKSAGYDIVNV